In one window of Oncorhynchus gorbuscha isolate QuinsamMale2020 ecotype Even-year linkage group LG23, OgorEven_v1.0, whole genome shotgun sequence DNA:
- the LOC124010696 gene encoding proline-rich extensin-like protein EPR1 produces MEISVPQAITTQPPPALSDYFPPPPPKRCQRAQDFFPPLPMEPTVSELSDSPPVKPIMVELPNSPPVKPIMVELPISPAVKPIMVELPVFPPVKPIVVYRPICPPVKHITFELPIVPPVKSIVVELPISPPLNHQHQPDQWANWGIEAGSSQIVDAPAYLPLPLPTSSDLPQQSPHEQPGVLTASSGLLANVGTLKEMIEIAWQKCQEYQSKFVMWCCVTLLCTQSRAQPIFPSVKPIVVERPISPPVKHITFELPIVPPVKPIVVELPISPPVKPILVERPIYPPVEPIVVERPISPPVEPIVVERPISPPVEPIVVERPISPPVEPIVVERPISPPVEPIVVERPISPPVKPILVERPIYPPVEPIVVERPISPPVEPIVVERPISPPVEPIVVERPISPPVEPFVVERSISPPVKHVMFELLIAPVEAESLQRFEFFPPPRKNNPLKGLTQRHRKRQKDMETSVPPARTTQPPPALSHFFPPPPVEPIVVELPISPPVKHTMLELPICQVVAETLHGFEFVPPPQKNELLKGLTQRYKKIQKVTSVPKVRTTLLPPCQLDFFLPPQRCQWVQNFLSSPPPQDCQTAQNGVNPYSMRAGAPMGKYPGYPCTTTKAGSGISDASLVHMLRPLSPMRVPEDDGGWDSAGDHPRTPFYMG; encoded by the exons atggaaaTTTCAGTTCCACAGGCCATAACTACTCAGCCTCCTCCCGCCCTATCGGATTatttccctccacctccaccaaagAGATGCCAAAGGGCCCAGGatttcttccctcctcttccaaTGGAGCCTACTGTATCTGAGCTGTCCGACTCTCCACCAGTGAAGCCCATCATGGTTGAGCTGCCCAACTCTCCACCAGTGAAGCCCATCATGGTTGAGCTGCCCATCTCTCCAGCAGTGAAGCCCATCATGGTTGAGCTTCCTGTCTTTCCACCAGTGAAGCCCATCGTTGTTTATCGGCCCATCTGTCCACCAGTGAAGCACATCACATTTGAGCTTCCCATCGTTCCACCAGTGAAGTCCATCGTGGTGGAGcttcccatctctccacctctgaaCCACCAGCATCAACCTGATCAATGGGCCAACTGGGGAATAGAGGCTGGTTCTTCTCAGATTGTCGATGCTCCTGcctatctccccctccccctccctacttCCTCTGATCTCCCTCAGCAGAGCCCACATGAACAGCCTGGAGTCCTCACAGCATCCTCTGGGCTTCTTGCAAA TGTTGGGACTCTTAAGGAGATGATTGAGATTGCATGGCAGAAGTGTCAGGAGTACCAATCTAAGTttgtcatgtggtgttgtgttaccCTGTTGTGCACACAGAGTAGGGCACAG CCCATCTTTCCTTCAGTGAAGCCCATAGTGGTCGAGCGTCCCATCTCTCCACCAGTGAAGCACATCACGTTTGAGCTGCCCATCGTTCCACCAGTGAAACCCATCGTGGTGGAGCTTCCCATCTCTCCACCAGTGAAGCCCATCTTGGTTGAGCGTCCCATCTATCCACCAGTGGAGCCCATCGTGGTCGAGCGTCCCATCTCTCCACCAGTGGAGCCCATCGTGGTCGAGCGTCCCATCTCTCCACCAGTGGAGCCCATCGTGGTCGAGCGTCCCATCTCTCCACCAGTGGAGCCCATCGTGGTCGAGCGTCCCATCTCTCCACCAGTGGAGCCCATAGTGGTCGAGCGTCCCATCTCTCCACCAGTGAAGCCCATCTTGGTTGAGCGTCCCATCTATCCACCAGTGGAGCCCATCGTGGTCGAGCGTCCCATCTCTCCACCAGTGGAGCCCATCGTGGTCGAGCGTCCCATCTCTCCACCAGTGGAGCCCATCGTGGTCGAGCGTCCCATCTCTCCACCAGTGGAGCCCTTCGTGGTTGAACGTTCCATCTCTCCACCGGTGAAGCACGTCATGTTTGAGCTGCTTATCGCTCCAGTGGAAGCTGAGTCGCTTCAGAGATTTGAG TTTTTCCCACCACCGCGGAAAAATAATCCACTGAAGGGTCTGACACAGCGACATagaaaaagacagaaagacatggaaacTTCAGTTCCACCGGCCAGAACAACTCAGCCTCCTCCCGCCCTATCACATTTCTTCCCTCCACCTCCAGTAGAGCCCATCGTGGTTGAACTGCCCATTTCTCCACCAGTGAAGCACACCATGTTGGAGCTGCCCATTTGTCAAGTGGTAGCTGAGACTCTTCATGGATTTGAG TTTGTCCCACCACCGCAGAAAAATGAACTGCTGAAGGGTCTGACACAGCgatataaaaaaatacaaaaagtcACTTCAGTTCCAAAGGTCAGAACTACTCTACTTCCTCCCTGCCAATTGGATTTTTTTCTTCCACCACAGCGATGTCAGTGGGTACAGAATTTCCTCAGTTCACCTCCACCACAGGATTGCCAAACGGCCCAAAATGGAGTTAACCCATATTCAATGAGA